Proteins from one Syngnathus scovelli strain Florida chromosome 17, RoL_Ssco_1.2, whole genome shotgun sequence genomic window:
- the neurod6b gene encoding neurogenic differentiation factor 6-B, producing MLTLPFDDAHTMCEPRFGASYPRGGAPEERASPRPPHHLHDDDEDDDEPCRSTGDDGASSDRDYEQEDGGLLLHKKRGPRKKKANKEPHDRSRMRRQEANARERSRMHGLNAALESLRKVVPCYSKTQKLSKIETLRLAKNYIWALSETLSAGKRPDLLAFVQTLCKGLSQPTTNLVAGCLQLNARNFLTDHNGEVVFSGRSPYDPLYSSSAYPSSEVSAPTTGHGSSGPSDPASKPFRHYGYSGAYEPSYTSPEAGSPHFESQLSPPVNLNGIFAFKHDEPPDYVKGGHHYGVRYCGASGRAALAHGSMYRVAPEGRYPYDLHVRGQSFQAQGELNASYHN from the coding sequence ATGTTGACTCTGCCATTCGACGACGCGCACACGATGTGTGAGCCACGCTTCGGCGCCAGTTACCCCCGCGGAGGTGCCCCCGAAGAGCGAGCTTCCCCTCGCCCTCCTCACCATCTCCACGATgacgacgaagacgacgacgagCCGTGCAGGTCCACCGGAGACGACGGCGCCTCCTCGGATCGGGACTACGAGCAAGAGGACGGCGGCCTCCTGCTGCACAAGAAGCGTGGGCCCCGGAAGAAGAAGGCCAATAAGGAGCCGCACGATCGCTCCAGGATGCGGCGGCAGGAGGCCAACGCCCGGGAGAGGAGCCGCATGCACGGCCTCAACGCCGCCTTGGAGAGCCTCCGCAAAGTGGTGCCCTGCTACTCCAAAACGCAAAAGCTGTCCAAAATCGAGACCCTGCGCCTGGCTAAGAACTACATCTGGGCTTTGTCCGAGACCCTTAGCGCCGGCAAGAGACCCGACCTGCTGGCGTTTGTGCAGACCCTCTGCAAAGGATTATCGCAGCCCACCACCAACCTGGTGGCGGGCTGCCTGCAGCTCAACGCCCGGAACTTCCTCACCGACCACAACGGGGAAGTGGTGTTCTCCGGGCGCTCTCCGTACGACCCGCTCTACTCCTCGTCGGCCTACCCGAGTTCCGAGGTGAGCGCTCCCACCACTGGGCACGGCAGCTCCGGCCCGTCGGACCCGGCAAGCAAGCCGTTCCGCCACTACGGCTACTCGGGCGCCTACGAGCCGTCCTACACGTCCCCGGAGGCCGGCAGCCCGCACTTTGAGAGCCAGCTGAGTCCTCCCGTGAACCTGAACGGCATTTTCGCTTTCAAGCATGACGAGCCGCCGGACTACGTCAAAGGGGGTCACCACTACGGAGTGCGCTACTGCGGCGCGAGCGGACGCGCAGCCCTGGCGCACGGCTCCATGTACCGGGTGGCCCCGGAGGGCCGCTACCCGTACGACCTGCACGTCCGCGGCCAGTCCTTCCAAGCGCAGGGGGAGCTCAACGCCTCCTACCATAATTAA